ATTCGGATACAGCCGACCGCTGTCGGGTGTGTGATGTGTATAGGAACAATGTTATACTtgcgatgaaaataatataatcgttttcacacgatttgaataataataaaagttttattttgaataatcgCGTACTGCAGCGACAATCATGGTCGAAACACGACACGAGTCTGATTCGTATTCGATTCGGATGgattaaatatcataaacataggaatataataatattacggtcTGTTGTACACACAAACAaaccaattattaataaacgtaCACATATTTTGGCgggttcataataatatcatgacttTTGTTCGCCAGTTTCTTGCAGTTCAACATCCATCGCGTCGCTCGGTGTCGTCAAAACAGATAGATCTGAATACGAATGCATTTTCTTAAACGCCTGAGAACAAAATATACGTGGTAACTGGTCAGCGATAGATAttacacattgtataatataatattatgttttttcattattataataatacggtgatattataaaaaaatatattatgatttaaacgTTTATAAGACACCACGGTAAATAATCTTCTCTCAATTTTGGGGCGGGAGGACACTGTGAACTGCAGTAAAGCTTATTTGTATCACAGCAGACGTGTACCACCCACAGGACATAACTAGTGGGTGTATTAGCTTTTGAGTTGAAAGCggaatgatttttttatcgaaacatttttatttgaaagtctATAATACAACTAGCGTACGATCCGGAACATCCccaaaaatatcgtttttgttaattttaataccaaatCATCGGTTGACGATTGCAGACTTGCAGATGTCATTGTACTTATTTACAAAAGAAATTCTCGTATGTTTATGAAGTACGTAGATAcacttattgtttattatattatttaatagtatataattattttatactaataactCTAATATaagaatgtttttttatagatatgtattaatatatttttttgacaaatgtGCCCCCCACCTACTAACAAATCCTAGACCCACCATTGtaattgagtatattattaattattattacgcaaTGTAATGCTTTTACCTGCGATTTGTTCATACTCTCCACGGCTCCGTAAGTGGGGTTGTCGAACGAAGTCTTACGCTGCAATCGGACGTCTTCGTCGATCAGTTCCACAGCTTCGTTAGCATCGTTTTTGAATTTGACGAATACAGCACCAGCACTGGACCCGGAGCCAGACAATAGTGATTTCCTGTCCAAGAAAAGACGATTGTTTGTCATTACAGtttatagtacttatattattagattacagattatagatatattatacagggtgattattttaaaataaaaatagttattatccaagaaaacacaatttaatttttattttaacaccaaATACCTGCTGGTATTATGTAGACAAACGCGTAAAACAGAATGTgttcttaaaaaatcaaaacatttttcgtattttataagatatttctTGGATTACGCTTgaaattattctataaataatccTGTACATATACGCACAATGCATATTTATACACTTTATAAACCATTAAGCCGGCTTTTCTCGACCtttgtgatttatatttatgaccCAATATTTACCAGATTTTTATAGCGACTATGTGGCGCCGAACCGTTTCAAAGCAAGCgggaagtatatatatatacatatgacaCAAGTCAGTAAACGCACACCCACTCACAACCCACACCCACCAGTCATCATTCTCTGTCTCATCTGATAGTACAGCAGTATGCTTGCAAGTGTTATTTGACGATAAGAAAAAATCCTAACTTTTTTTACGATGAtccaaaaaatcaatttaatcgACAGGAGCTAAAGTGTCACTAAAAACTGCCTATGGTATATCAGTGTACCTGTTATGATATAGTATGTGTTATTCACTCCATTGATTCAAATTGCCCCTCCTTCACACACTCAGACGATAAAAGTTTCCAATCGACACTCGTATACGACCAAGGCCTACCATGATTCGATTGCCGATCGTTTTCAACACaggaaatcataatatatgacaGACATAATGTAAATTCAATGTGCGTATAGTAACTAAAGTATCATTGTCGTGTGTGACTATGTACAGTCTGTTTTACTGTAGTTAAGGTAATAAAAAAGAGACCGGATACCAACCAGTATAGTCGACAAATATCCAATATTCGTCATCACACAaaacatgaacatttttatCTTCAATTATTGATCGTATATGCGATAAAGCTATAcgtttttattaagtttactgAGATCGGTCATCTGATTTCAATGATTTTCTTTTTCCAATAATTCCAATATCAAGAATAACcaaagtttatattaattcttaaaatcaaattaaagtagaataaataagagtaaaattttgaaaaatttatatcaatatgttTCAGATTTCTCATCGCATCACTTGCTGTATCAGTATAGTACGATGGATAAAATACACGTACCTatgtttttgttgaaaaaaacaatCGAGTAATATCTAACCGTATAAATTCGATAGTTCCAAACATTTTCCgaagcgttaaaaaaaaaaatacatataatatcaggtatgtacattgtacatccCGCCATCCGTATCCGGTAGGCACGTCATAAAGTCGTATCGATAAAActgaatatattgaattttttttactatcacaATACATGACATTTGAAACCGTGAATtgaatacgatataataatatacacgttagCGATCCATACAAAGGTATCCCGAAGTCCGAGAGACGCCGCCGACCATAAACCTGCgaagtaggtattttttaataggACGCGCCACTATGGAACCTATACTTGTTCGTGTTATTATTCCGACACAAACGGCACGACCGTTTACGGGTTTTCATTGATAGTTTGTCCATTAAAAATCATTGGTATTTgacataaatacacaataatattataatatacgatcgtGTCTTACCAGTCGTTGTTGTAGTATAACATAATTGCCAACATGCTGCAAAATATGACGATGCATGTGGCCAGGGCTATTTGGCCGTACGTCATACCGTCCGCGTCGTAAGCCAGTCCCGAGTTGAAAATTTTCACGTCTGTCACGCCCTGATCTGCGAAAAATAATACGCAATCGTCAGTGAGTAAACACGACAAGCATCACTAAAAAGTTAGGTCGATCTCGGatcgtggtttttttttgtaaagcgatcgttagaaaaaaaacacacaagtTATATGAACACTGTAGCTAGGTTCGGTacctaaatcatattatatataggctatatatGCACACTATTATACGCCCCAAAGGTCACCCTAGAAGATTATCTTGGTCACAAATCAACTGTTAAATTTGGTTAGTTAAACTGTTATTTGTGACACATTTTTGACACAAGTTTGAAatagaaataacatttttgggcaattcaatttttcatactacttgttatttttttattcttattttattgaaaaattatttaaataatttaacaaaatatatattaaatatataacgatTGAGAAAAAAAGACTCAAGTATTAGGGAAGttaaaagttttgttttttcgAGAATAATAgcagacaataatattagtaatactgtattagcaaaaaaaatattacacgtctatataaattaaatcttgAAAAATTTGTTGATAGACTAATTTTAGATTGTACACTGAAAGCTtcactaaatacaatataatattgaatgtagttagattaataatttatctacccactataataagtacctaggtagatttatttttatggattgTCGTACATAGTAGCGTGGCGAACTTCATTAACTTATGagacacaataatttatatcagtaattattatagacactattatatataaataattacgtatttacgtaaaTGGTAACTGAGTAGAATGATCGGCTTAGTCTTAGtgtgtacttaataaattatttactatatgtgAAATGCCCCTTGTCTCCAGGACACCCACCACCCTTTAAGCTGAGGCACGTGCCTCAATAAAGTCCTCCGTCACGCCACTGGTCGTACAACGATTTGCAATTTGCATTACAACAAGATTGATTTCGACAAATTATACGACCCGTAAAGTTTTTTGCTaacatataataactatatgatgtaatttattattctcaaaatatcaaatacttaaATGGTTctaatttggtaattttaacttgattttaataaaaatatttgattatttaaaaaaaattaataactattttgaaaatttagaaaaatagttttgtagTGAGTCCAGGGCACTAGTGACTAATGTCATAGACAAAATAGGAGGATAGTACTAAATGACATGTATAAATGTGGTACTTATTCAAATCGAAAAAATTCCACTGTAAAAGCTGTTTATGGTAGTGTGAAAACGGTTGCCCCATATGGGTGGTAAAtgtgagataataatattatgcaatataaaaaaaaaacacaaaataagaCGTATCTTTTATGGTGTAAAATATTTGGTATTCAAGAGATGCGGtggcattttataaattttaataatctttTAGTTCCAATGTCATAGACAGTTTTTTGAACACCGGCGCCTGTGTTTTGACGTCatattgtagataatattataaatgcagaTTTGGTCCACGGTTTTTCACCACGTTCGTTCTCGTATACTCATCACGCCCAGCTTCATAACCTTCAAAAGTGACGTAACTATATTTGGATAAACTCTACtgaaagttaataattatacttttatgtcaGAACTTTAAACAGCGAGAGCGGAAAACCGATGGCTTAATTTTTCATCCAAACCAAAAGAACACTatacaaaatcatatttcaataatatcataaataggAAAAAAGTGATTGATTATTgagtgtttatttaataattgtaaacatagTTGGACATTGTTCTGCCGGAcattgtacatacataatattatattgaatttatatatcaacattttagattctgagcggagcaacgAATGAGTATCGATTTTACAATCAtgtgtttttctttttgtttgcCATTACCTTTGGCGGCAGTACAAATATTTAGATTTCTAGAACAgcatattttctgataggaaactGAATCTAGTTTGTTCTTTGGGAGGTcataagtaaaaaattcccaatagttttcaaaagcgtcagaaaaacaaacataaaattaaattgtattaaattaataacaatcgattttatttttggtataattctaaaaaaaataaccgtagataaataaaaataatatgttcatcacGTGTTTATTTTGGCATTTTTCATACAAcatggcattttcaattttgattctttttgagctattttttttataggcataagaaaatttcgatttttattactttttttttcaactattgtcaataaaaaacGTCTAGCTCAAAATTAGTTTATAACCTTCTGTAaccttataacctactgtaaaataaattagtattatcacaataatatcataaaatatacttaataatattataggttggCAGACCGTCATCATTCAAAttcgtttttcgtattcaatgattttacatcattgaattcaatttaacaCGTCCATTACATACCGGCTCCTCTAGAcatctaatgtacagcagagtgacttctccggtttttcataattatatttttcaatattattattattatagttattatagtacaaaaaacaattaattattatcaatcaatGAATTACGAGATGAATTATGTCTGAGTTTTTGGCAATTGAATACCTAGTTTGAAAGTTTGATTATATCttaccaaataattaaattacattatagatGCTTGTACTTGAATCGTGATATTTatcatgcttttttttttaaattgtgatgaCATATctataagtacattattattataagaatatcaattataattaactacttacaagCAATTAGCTGCGAGTGTATGGTCTTGGCTATTTCATTTATTTCGTCCACATATTTTGTGTTACTCGCCATTACGACTTGTACTTTTCCGTTCAACAGTTTACTCATGTAATAAGaaagttgatatttttcaaacgtcgGTTTTAATTTGGGCATGTCATTTTCGAATTCTTTGCTGAATTGTTCGATTGTGAAATTATTTGggttgtaattaattaaaaaataagctcCTAGAATCAAACCACACAATAATGAACATATAGTTTTTTAGAACAGCGCTGATTGATTACTATTGCTATACATTTACGAGGCacatattttaaaggtaaacacttattttcttgaaaagtacctactaacatgtttggaaatattttttttacgttaaatataatatcaagtaagaagttattacaaaacaatatttttgaaaaaattatacttttttacctatatttttattgttattatatttttaatttaattttctaaaacaaaattttttctgagtatttcattcagtattttaatgtatataaatttaaatttgagcgAATAGTTCATATcatagttataacttacaagtacCTATTCTAAAATCaagattatttttcatacacattaaatatacttttcgAGTGTTTACTTTTAAAAGAATCGTCTTGTTTACAAAccttatgaaataatatattataatatattcaatgatagtgtaatatattgaggttaaattaaattcacaACTATATATAGAACCGAATAAATGAATATATCACTCTATACACAAAGGgtaataacgatatattattattgtttattaaaaatctcACCACAGGTCCAACAACAATGGCCAATCGGTTTCACTGGACTTAGGCAGCCCAATTTACTATCGCAGCGTTTTGAAGCCACTTTGCATACTTGGTCGAAAAGTTGTTGAGTGCCGCATTCACATCCTGTATGGACTTCGCAGGACGTCGACGTCAGTGTAATGGATACATCGTTGTCGGGGGAAAAACTCTTCAGTTCTTGATCGCCGACGTCCGACAAAAGAAACTCGTTCAATTCGGTTTGACCGAAcgtctgtaataatatattaatataatacgcgtagtgtgtacctatatcatacctATGTGTGTACAATAGAtatcacaaaaatattgttttaaaacaaaaacacaaaacgTTAAATCGCCtatcattatacttatatatacctattttacataaataatattttattaatacgaCCAATGTGCGCGGTTTACGCGAATAAATAACATTACTATAAGTACTGTTCACTGCTTTTATAgtttatcataggtatataccatGCAATATATACAACATTCATTTtcttattacatacatatattgcCGACAATCCCGAGGGGTTGCAATAACGTCATAGCTACGTAGACATACAGTAAAATCTACatattgttcatatattatgatttcaataaatcagatcattacttataaattattgaacaaaCTATATGAGCCgcagaaaataatatacctacatttaggTGTATCAATTTTACCTCCGTAATAATTACCATGAATAACTAGTTTTATAACAACGAAAAAGGGTACGCCGCGCCGTTAAAACGTctcagatattttataaaagccatactttcttttaatataatcttGATATTGCACC
This is a stretch of genomic DNA from Acyrthosiphon pisum isolate AL4f chromosome A3, pea_aphid_22Mar2018_4r6ur, whole genome shotgun sequence. It encodes these proteins:
- the LOC100162509 gene encoding uncharacterized protein LOC100162509 isoform X2, whose protein sequence is MGGCTGQDVTFKQNAPMEWVDPDNWSMENFNIATPHVERIPCVHDTVVFNPGHSFSVIVPDVPINIGSMKFGNQTFGQTELNEFLLSDVGDQELKSFSPDNDVSITLTSTSCEVHTGCECGTQQLFDQVCKVASKRCDSKLGCLSPVKPIGHCCWTCGAYFLINYNPNNFTIEQFSKEFENDMPKLKPTFEKYQLSYYMSKLLNGKVQVVMASNTKYVDEINEIAKTIHSQLIAYQGVTDVKIFNSGLAYDADGMTYGQIALATCIVIFCSMLAIMLYYNNDWKSLLSGSGSSAGAVFVKFKNDANEAVELIDEDVRLQRKTSFDNPTYGAVESMNKSQAFKKMHSYSDLSVLTTPSDAMDVELQETGEQKS
- the LOC100162509 gene encoding protein amnionless isoform X1; its protein translation is MMPSTAMIVVAAALMSFSGGAVDGVAKQWTPNVDFEAPRNWDAGHVPSPVDVAVFQKDTLVPVVVPAAGVDVCEVVLPFNGQLILEPNARVVISASSEAMGGCTGQDVTFKQNAPMEWVDPDNWSMENFNIATPHVERIPCVHDTVVFNPGHSFSVIVPDVPINIGSMKFGNQTFGQTELNEFLLSDVGDQELKSFSPDNDVSITLTSTSCEVHTGCECGTQQLFDQVCKVASKRCDSKLGCLSPVKPIGHCCWTCGAYFLINYNPNNFTIEQFSKEFENDMPKLKPTFEKYQLSYYMSKLLNGKVQVVMASNTKYVDEINEIAKTIHSQLIAYQGVTDVKIFNSGLAYDADGMTYGQIALATCIVIFCSMLAIMLYYNNDWKSLLSGSGSSAGAVFVKFKNDANEAVELIDEDVRLQRKTSFDNPTYGAVESMNKSQAFKKMHSYSDLSVLTTPSDAMDVELQETGEQKS